A stretch of Desulfocurvus vexinensis DSM 17965 DNA encodes these proteins:
- a CDS encoding BMP family ABC transporter substrate-binding protein yields MRGFRLIALMLCLAALPLLAACGEDKAETKPAAQAPAEAAPAAEPQAAPAAPAQGEDARIGFIYVSPTGDAGWSYSHDVARKVIADMPGVSTSFVESVPEGPDAEAIIRDMAQKGFKAIFATSYGYMDSMEKVAKDFPNVAFMHCSGYKTGPNMSAYFGRMYEARYLSGMVAGAMSKSGKLGYAAAFPIPEVIRGINAFALGAQAVNPAAEVRVVWTKTWYDPAKEKEAAKSLLDVGCDVIAQHQDSPGPQEAAQERGVYSVGYHTDMTAFAPKAHLTAPIWNWAPFYKDAVEQILAGTWKHGSYWPGLADGTVDLAPFGEMVPQDVRDMVLAKKQEIIDGKYKVFSGPVFDQAGKEMVPDGQVAADEALLGMTWFVKGVVGTTE; encoded by the coding sequence ATGCGCGGATTCCGGCTCATCGCCCTGATGCTGTGTCTGGCCGCCCTGCCGCTGCTCGCCGCCTGCGGCGAGGACAAGGCCGAAACCAAACCCGCCGCCCAGGCTCCCGCCGAGGCGGCCCCCGCTGCGGAGCCCCAGGCCGCTCCCGCCGCCCCCGCCCAGGGGGAGGACGCCCGCATCGGCTTCATCTACGTTTCGCCCACGGGCGACGCGGGCTGGTCCTACTCCCACGACGTGGCCCGCAAGGTCATCGCGGACATGCCCGGCGTGTCCACCTCCTTCGTGGAGTCCGTGCCCGAGGGCCCCGACGCCGAAGCCATCATCCGCGACATGGCCCAGAAGGGCTTCAAGGCCATCTTCGCCACCAGCTACGGCTACATGGATTCCATGGAAAAGGTCGCCAAGGACTTCCCGAACGTCGCCTTCATGCACTGCTCGGGCTACAAGACCGGCCCGAACATGAGCGCCTATTTCGGCCGCATGTACGAGGCGCGCTACCTCTCCGGCATGGTCGCCGGGGCCATGAGCAAGTCCGGCAAGCTGGGCTACGCCGCCGCCTTCCCCATCCCCGAGGTCATCCGCGGCATCAACGCCTTCGCCCTGGGCGCCCAGGCCGTGAACCCCGCCGCCGAAGTGCGCGTGGTCTGGACCAAGACCTGGTACGACCCCGCCAAGGAGAAGGAAGCCGCCAAGAGCCTGCTCGACGTGGGCTGCGACGTCATCGCCCAGCACCAGGACTCCCCCGGCCCGCAGGAGGCCGCCCAGGAGCGCGGCGTCTACTCCGTGGGCTACCACACCGACATGACCGCCTTCGCCCCCAAGGCGCACCTCACCGCGCCTATCTGGAACTGGGCCCCCTTCTACAAGGACGCCGTGGAGCAGATCCTCGCCGGCACCTGGAAGCACGGCTCCTACTGGCCCGGGCTGGCCGATGGCACCGTGGACCTCGCGCCCTTCGGCGAGATGGTGCCCCAGGACGTGCGTGACATGGTCCTGGCCAAGAAGCAGGAGATCATCGACGGCAAGTACAAGGTCTTCAGCGGCCCGGTGTTCGACCAGGCGGGCAAGGAGATGGTGCCCGACGGCCAGGTGGCCGCCGACGAGGCGCTGCTCGGCATGACCTGGTTCGTCAAGGGTGTCGTGGGCACCACCGAATAG
- the gpt gene encoding xanthine phosphoribosyltransferase, whose product MSSTQHRYVKTYPVSWEQLHRDAKALAWRLAELGPWEGVVAITRGGLVPASVIARELELRRIDTVSVSSYAWKDQGQPEVLKPCTATGDGAGWLVIDDLVDTGRTLRVLREMLPRGHFATVYAKPQGKPLVDTFITEVSQDTWILFPWDAESRFVPPIVKLRENGDA is encoded by the coding sequence ATGAGCAGCACCCAACACCGCTATGTGAAGACCTACCCCGTTTCCTGGGAGCAGTTGCACCGCGACGCCAAGGCCCTGGCCTGGCGCCTGGCGGAGCTCGGCCCCTGGGAGGGCGTCGTGGCCATCACCCGGGGCGGGCTGGTTCCGGCCTCGGTCATCGCGCGCGAGCTGGAGCTGCGGCGCATCGACACGGTGTCCGTGTCCAGCTACGCCTGGAAGGACCAGGGGCAGCCCGAGGTCCTCAAGCCCTGCACGGCCACCGGCGACGGCGCGGGCTGGCTGGTCATCGACGACCTGGTGGATACCGGCAGAACCTTGCGCGTCCTGCGTGAGATGCTGCCCCGGGGGCATTTCGCCACCGTCTACGCCAAGCCCCAGGGCAAGCCCCTGGTGGACACGTTCATCACCGAGGTCAGCCAGGACACCTGGATTCTCTTCCCCTGGGACGCCGAATCCCGGTTCGTGCCGCCCATCGTCAAACTGCGGGAAAACGGGGACGCGTAG
- a CDS encoding ABC transporter permease, producing MFGLAVTRRMEPPRWGSIFIFPAALAVSLGVSCLLLAAQGKAPLQGLAMLWSGAFGAWHAVESTLLKTVPIFLCSLGVAVTFRMQVWNIGAEGQFALGAVGATWAALTFPGLPGVLLLPLMFLCAAAAGGAWAAVPAWLKLRLGINEIITTLMFNYIGILVLEYLVYGPWKDPASFGFPMTSQFVPAAVVGHFPGTRLHWGLALCVVCAVGLWVLLTRTRLGFELKASGESLRAARYARMPYNTLVLLVMALCGALAGWAGLLEASAVTGRLQPSLMVGYGFTAIVVAWLARLSPARIALFSFFLAALRVGGKNVQLELGVPAAFSDIMEGLILLTVLAGQFFNSYRLRPARARAAKES from the coding sequence ATGTTCGGGCTCGCCGTCACAAGGAGAATGGAGCCCCCGCGCTGGGGCTCCATTTTCATTTTTCCCGCCGCCCTGGCCGTGTCGCTGGGCGTGAGCTGCCTGCTGCTCGCGGCCCAGGGCAAGGCCCCGCTCCAGGGGCTGGCCATGCTCTGGTCCGGCGCCTTCGGCGCGTGGCACGCGGTGGAAAGCACCCTGCTCAAGACCGTGCCCATCTTCCTGTGCTCCCTGGGCGTGGCCGTGACCTTCCGCATGCAGGTCTGGAACATCGGGGCCGAAGGCCAGTTCGCCCTGGGCGCCGTGGGCGCCACCTGGGCGGCGCTGACCTTTCCGGGGCTGCCCGGGGTCCTGCTGCTGCCGCTGATGTTCCTGTGCGCCGCCGCGGCGGGCGGGGCCTGGGCCGCCGTGCCCGCGTGGCTCAAGCTGCGCCTGGGCATCAACGAAATCATCACCACCTTGATGTTCAACTACATCGGCATCCTGGTCCTGGAATACCTGGTCTACGGCCCGTGGAAGGACCCGGCCAGCTTCGGCTTCCCCATGACCAGCCAGTTCGTGCCCGCCGCCGTGGTCGGCCATTTCCCCGGCACGCGTCTGCACTGGGGCCTGGCCCTGTGCGTGGTCTGCGCCGTGGGCCTGTGGGTGCTGCTCACGCGCACGCGCCTGGGCTTCGAGCTCAAGGCCAGCGGCGAGAGTCTGCGCGCCGCGCGCTACGCGCGCATGCCCTACAACACCCTGGTGCTGCTGGTCATGGCCCTGTGCGGCGCCCTGGCCGGATGGGCCGGGCTGCTGGAAGCCTCGGCGGTCACCGGGCGGCTGCAACCCAGCCTGATGGTCGGCTACGGCTTCACGGCCATCGTGGTCGCCTGGCTGGCGCGTTTGTCCCCGGCGCGCATCGCGCTGTTCTCGTTCTTCCTGGCCGCGCTGCGCGTGGGCGGCAAGAACGTGCAGCTGGAGCTGGGCGTTCCGGCGGCCTTCAGCGACATCATGGAAGGACTCATCCTGCTCACCGTGCTGGCCGGGCAGTTCTTCAACAGCTACCGCCTGCGCCCCGCCCGGGCCCGGGCGGCCAAGGAAAGCTGA
- a CDS encoding ABC transporter permease, with translation MELALIIPLLAAAIQSGTPILFATLGEMFTERAGVLNLGVEGMMIVGALAAFLTAQATGSPWLGLLAAGCAAALVGGLHGVVCLHFLGNQTVSGLALTIFGVGLANYLGTPFIGQSAPGFEPFAVPVLSAIPVLGDVFFRHDALVYLSFALPPLFWLFWHRTRPGLRLTAAGEYPRAAAAAGLNPVALRWAGVLTGGFLVGLGGAYLSLAYTHLWTNGMTAGRGWVAVALVIFAFWRPGRAMFGAYLFGGVMAFQLRLQASGTNVPSSFLLMLPYALTVLALVLSALRGRGASSSAAPAALGVNIEPEG, from the coding sequence ATGGAACTGGCGCTGATCATCCCCCTGCTGGCGGCGGCCATCCAGTCCGGCACGCCCATCCTCTTCGCCACCCTGGGCGAGATGTTCACCGAGCGCGCCGGGGTGCTCAACCTCGGCGTGGAAGGCATGATGATCGTCGGCGCCCTGGCGGCCTTCCTCACGGCCCAGGCCACGGGCTCGCCCTGGCTGGGGCTGCTGGCGGCGGGCTGCGCGGCGGCCCTGGTGGGCGGGCTGCACGGGGTGGTCTGCCTGCACTTTCTGGGCAACCAGACGGTCTCGGGCCTGGCGCTGACCATCTTCGGCGTGGGCCTGGCCAACTACCTGGGCACGCCCTTCATCGGCCAGAGCGCCCCGGGCTTCGAGCCCTTCGCCGTGCCGGTGCTCTCGGCCATCCCCGTCCTGGGCGACGTGTTCTTCCGCCACGACGCCCTGGTCTACCTGTCCTTCGCCCTGCCCCCGCTCTTCTGGCTCTTCTGGCACCGCACCCGCCCGGGCCTGAGGCTGACCGCCGCCGGGGAATACCCCCGGGCCGCAGCCGCGGCGGGGCTGAACCCCGTGGCTCTGCGCTGGGCGGGCGTGCTGACGGGCGGCTTTCTGGTCGGCCTGGGCGGGGCCTACCTGTCCCTGGCCTACACCCACCTGTGGACCAACGGCATGACCGCCGGGCGCGGCTGGGTCGCCGTGGCCCTGGTCATCTTCGCCTTCTGGCGCCCGGGGCGGGCCATGTTCGGAGCCTACCTCTTCGGCGGGGTCATGGCCTTCCAGCTGCGGCTCCAGGCCTCGGGCACCAACGTGCCCTCCTCCTTCCTGCTCATGCTGCCCTACGCGCTGACGGTGCTGGCCCTGGTCCTGTCGGCCCTGCGCGGGCGCGGCGCCAGCTCCAGCGCGGCCCCGGCGGCCCTGGGCGTGAACATCGAGCCCGAGGGATGA